The following proteins are co-located in the Synechococcus sp. PROS-U-1 genome:
- a CDS encoding recombinase family protein, protein MALAYSYRRVSSGGQAQGDKSGLQRQEEALKDWMRRHPDFRLAEELLDPGVSAYTGRNRTQGALGRFLEAARSGSIPKGSVLVVEDHRRFSRQEPLDALESLIRDVWGQGLGFAVCSYQGGSPLFRETTGAQDLAMLSFLFAQAHAESDEKSKWSRGGWRKIYEAQDRGERPRHRNPYWIDRDESLPDNPFRLNGYAKSIEAMFKMCLAGMGQTQIADELNTEGYAAPPASKDGRWNRGQVSQRLRDPAVTGLLQRKNSHEIPGYYPSVVDQETFTRAQRAKATRDRKRSTTKARKVHFLFSGLVRCAGCGSLLTYRAAGRYARPGHPGYVTCSDSAGAVAKQGATRCREQLGAWRKSPTINLPLDEAEAMLMATLSLADWQNLFPIQMGPEVEDLSRQIRTANDQLQELSGRIQRGEHRLAEELTKELPNEIQVSVLTGAISQAREQVLELEREISELNYRLSELRPQDPVLKAQDTVEIVSQFLQHGLQEIPKRMQFNSWLQQLGISWVMSGDSIQLHYNRLGPNGFPTDSWGTALGELHALRAMGYERGFAFLFAGKTWFNQLVTGRGGVIKEPGKFPRPVFPPEVVAGLQEIARFRASELGYEVDLGGDRSEGRQ, encoded by the coding sequence ATGGCGCTGGCTTATTCCTATCGCCGCGTTTCCAGTGGTGGCCAGGCACAAGGCGATAAGTCAGGTCTGCAGCGCCAGGAGGAGGCTCTAAAGGATTGGATGCGCAGGCATCCCGACTTTCGTCTTGCTGAGGAACTTCTCGATCCAGGCGTCAGCGCTTACACCGGCCGGAACCGCACCCAAGGGGCGCTGGGGCGGTTTCTAGAGGCAGCTCGCTCCGGTTCTATCCCGAAGGGGTCCGTGCTGGTCGTTGAGGATCACAGGCGCTTCTCCAGGCAAGAGCCTCTGGATGCACTGGAGTCTCTGATCCGGGATGTCTGGGGGCAGGGGCTTGGGTTTGCGGTCTGCAGCTATCAGGGTGGCTCTCCTTTGTTCAGAGAGACGACTGGGGCCCAAGACCTCGCCATGCTGTCGTTCCTCTTCGCACAGGCTCATGCCGAGAGCGACGAGAAGTCGAAATGGTCTCGTGGTGGGTGGCGCAAGATTTACGAGGCGCAGGATCGTGGTGAGAGGCCGCGGCATCGCAATCCCTACTGGATTGACCGGGATGAGTCGTTGCCTGACAACCCATTTCGCTTAAACGGCTACGCCAAGTCGATCGAGGCCATGTTCAAGATGTGCCTGGCGGGGATGGGCCAGACGCAGATTGCCGATGAGCTGAATACGGAGGGCTATGCAGCCCCTCCTGCATCTAAGGACGGTCGTTGGAACCGTGGTCAAGTGAGTCAACGGTTAAGGGACCCCGCTGTCACCGGCTTGTTGCAGCGCAAAAACAGCCATGAGATACCGGGTTATTACCCCTCTGTTGTTGATCAGGAGACCTTCACAAGAGCCCAACGGGCGAAGGCAACGCGTGATCGGAAGCGTTCAACCACCAAGGCGCGGAAAGTTCACTTCCTGTTCAGTGGTTTGGTCCGTTGCGCGGGTTGTGGGTCTCTGTTGACTTACAGGGCGGCCGGTCGATACGCCAGACCCGGGCATCCCGGTTATGTCACCTGTTCTGACAGTGCTGGTGCGGTCGCAAAGCAGGGTGCGACGCGATGTCGTGAGCAGCTTGGTGCTTGGCGGAAGTCGCCGACCATCAATCTTCCTTTGGATGAGGCCGAGGCGATGCTGATGGCGACCTTGTCGTTGGCCGACTGGCAGAACCTCTTCCCCATCCAGATGGGGCCGGAAGTGGAGGATTTGAGCAGGCAGATCCGTACTGCAAACGATCAGCTTCAGGAGCTCAGTGGAAGGATTCAGCGCGGTGAACATCGTCTTGCTGAAGAGCTGACGAAGGAGCTGCCCAACGAGATTCAGGTCTCTGTTCTGACCGGTGCCATCTCTCAGGCGCGTGAGCAAGTTCTAGAGCTCGAGCGAGAGATTTCTGAGTTGAACTACAGGCTCAGCGAGTTACGCCCTCAGGACCCTGTGCTGAAGGCGCAGGACACAGTCGAGATCGTGTCCCAGTTTCTTCAGCATGGGCTTCAAGAGATTCCCAAACGGATGCAGTTCAACTCTTGGCTTCAGCAGCTCGGTATTTCTTGGGTCATGAGTGGAGACTCGATTCAGCTTCACTACAACCGGCTTGGTCCCAATGGGTTTCCGACGGATTCCTGGGGGACTGCGCTTGGAGAGCTGCATGCCCTGCGAGCGATGGGTTACGAGCGCGGCTTTGCCTTCTTGTTCGCTGGCAAGACTTGGTTCAATCAACTGGTGACAGGACGAGGAGGGGTGATCAAGGAGCCTGGCAAGTTTCCGCGGCCTGTCTTCCCCCCAGAGGTTGTGGCTGGTCTCCAAGAGATTGCTCGCTTCCGTGCATCAGAGCTTGGTTACGAAGTTGATCTTGGAGGCGATAGAAGCGAGGGACGACAATGA
- a CDS encoding DUF3854 domain-containing protein produces MRKNFQGLRPHTTEQLRAELVVDHLINLDDYIRGAITLGADEGWREALNRKAQEQIKEVKENLNLRPNEVAWEERSITRKTDYRFRETPPENWNIYSVGMTNKGVLLTGLHFAGQRKHPSIRTREKGEVRFDCTGTQVKVYLPPLTWEYALHLLDHHGFICTREEYTPEMAWQFIFSNPAVPIWVEESALKALSATSHGQLAVGINGINSAGQKTRSDRLRVPLQKLAKGGRRMIVRFDNGSNSERAAQRVAGQLNRAGADANWFTWTDPGKAKTDDYFAAKGKALVAGTFDRSADQTDSFNLNEGQKGHYSRLKGNWRTTTIDREFEPEDLVKARMQGRIIALEGPTGTGKTKASVGAIDLMEQALGHKVIVLGLYHRASLVHKGAAEFGVRDLSSSRGTFERERGERRDGLFCCCESIKKDSGELDMWRWSHDLEENPRPAVLFLDELTQATLHLLLDGTDGMRDSRREAIRSVERLIRNPELIIIAAEAGIGDIELEWLQALSGVQPQVINTTFRRQSDLFYGAATADNIDKLQQLCGQTIDQGQQVWLSMGEAESLKKFSAPFSRSFLIHSDNSSSLEVAELMSNTNAVAGQYTLVGYSPSVVSGISYEASTVGIAACVQQFAMAPQDAMQAVARARSADRRIMLSPVSAPMAKIGTGRTSQEEVSRARFTAIDPKMQELYRDHLKGVDPATVRYSVALEARVNYEAVNNEHVLACRLKDQGYTLRPFDELISDNAVVIPKAQRDKQKKQAELSRRTQLIHEVMTGQKTIDQANSEASRETKNGIWVDLAAVDPSHAYVWMLRVRVHDLIAARSFTVDSAEFRAMAAEVQSLNKHEARELRDILGGRVTIPGPDDDVPATFAKALLKVAGFTTQRQRLQVDGVRTYRFEVIALELSPFL; encoded by the coding sequence ATGCGCAAGAACTTTCAGGGCCTCAGGCCCCACACAACTGAGCAACTCAGAGCCGAGTTAGTTGTCGACCATCTGATTAATCTTGACGATTACATCCGCGGAGCGATCACGCTTGGCGCTGATGAAGGCTGGCGTGAGGCGTTAAATCGCAAGGCACAGGAGCAGATCAAGGAGGTCAAAGAAAATCTCAACCTGCGCCCTAACGAGGTCGCCTGGGAAGAGCGCTCCATCACTCGCAAGACGGACTACAGGTTCCGAGAAACTCCGCCCGAGAACTGGAACATCTACAGCGTCGGGATGACCAACAAAGGCGTGCTTCTGACCGGACTGCACTTTGCAGGCCAACGCAAGCACCCCAGCATCCGCACCCGAGAGAAGGGTGAAGTTCGCTTCGACTGCACCGGCACCCAGGTGAAGGTCTACCTCCCGCCGTTGACGTGGGAGTACGCCTTGCATCTGCTGGATCATCACGGGTTCATCTGCACTCGGGAGGAGTACACCCCGGAGATGGCATGGCAGTTCATCTTCAGTAACCCGGCGGTCCCCATCTGGGTCGAGGAATCAGCCCTTAAGGCGTTGTCTGCGACCTCCCATGGTCAGCTCGCCGTCGGCATTAACGGCATCAACTCAGCAGGGCAAAAGACCCGATCAGATCGCCTCCGTGTGCCCCTGCAGAAGCTCGCGAAGGGTGGCCGTCGGATGATTGTCAGGTTTGACAACGGCAGCAACTCTGAGCGCGCTGCGCAGCGAGTAGCAGGGCAGCTGAATCGAGCTGGAGCTGATGCCAACTGGTTCACCTGGACAGATCCAGGCAAGGCCAAGACGGACGACTACTTCGCGGCGAAGGGCAAGGCACTGGTCGCCGGCACGTTTGACCGCTCAGCCGATCAAACCGACAGCTTCAACCTGAACGAGGGTCAAAAGGGCCATTACTCCCGACTGAAGGGCAACTGGCGGACGACCACGATCGATCGCGAGTTCGAGCCGGAGGACCTGGTCAAGGCGCGGATGCAGGGGCGAATTATCGCCCTGGAGGGCCCCACGGGTACTGGCAAGACCAAGGCCTCAGTCGGTGCCATTGACCTGATGGAGCAGGCCCTGGGCCACAAGGTCATCGTGCTGGGTCTGTATCACCGTGCCTCGCTGGTCCACAAAGGCGCTGCTGAGTTCGGTGTCAGGGACCTCAGCTCATCCAGAGGCACGTTTGAGCGTGAACGTGGAGAGCGCAGGGACGGTCTGTTCTGCTGCTGCGAATCGATCAAGAAGGACAGCGGCGAGTTGGACATGTGGAGATGGAGCCACGACCTGGAGGAGAACCCCAGGCCAGCTGTGCTGTTCCTTGACGAGCTCACCCAAGCAACCCTGCATCTGCTCCTGGACGGGACTGACGGGATGAGAGACAGCAGGCGTGAGGCGATCCGGTCAGTTGAACGGTTGATACGAAACCCAGAGCTCATCATCATCGCTGCTGAAGCGGGCATAGGCGACATCGAGCTGGAATGGCTACAGGCGCTGTCTGGTGTTCAACCTCAGGTCATCAACACCACGTTTCGCCGGCAGTCCGACCTGTTCTATGGCGCCGCTACTGCTGACAACATCGACAAGCTCCAGCAGCTGTGCGGACAGACCATCGATCAAGGCCAGCAGGTCTGGCTCTCGATGGGCGAAGCAGAGTCACTGAAGAAATTCAGCGCACCTTTTTCTCGCAGCTTTCTGATCCACAGCGACAACTCCTCATCCTTGGAGGTCGCTGAACTGATGTCCAACACCAATGCGGTCGCAGGTCAGTACACCTTGGTCGGATACAGCCCATCTGTGGTCTCTGGCATCTCGTATGAGGCCTCAACCGTTGGCATCGCTGCTTGTGTGCAGCAATTCGCGATGGCCCCCCAAGACGCCATGCAAGCCGTCGCCAGGGCACGAAGCGCAGATCGGCGGATCATGCTGTCGCCTGTCTCAGCACCGATGGCAAAGATCGGAACTGGGCGGACATCACAAGAAGAGGTCAGCCGTGCCAGGTTCACTGCGATCGACCCGAAGATGCAGGAGCTCTACCGAGACCACCTGAAAGGCGTTGACCCGGCAACCGTGCGCTACTCAGTCGCCCTCGAAGCTCGGGTCAACTATGAGGCCGTCAATAACGAGCACGTGTTGGCATGCCGCCTCAAGGATCAGGGCTACACGCTCCGGCCGTTTGACGAGCTGATCAGCGACAACGCTGTTGTTATCCCGAAGGCTCAGCGGGATAAACAGAAAAAGCAGGCTGAACTGAGCCGCCGGACCCAGCTGATCCATGAGGTCATGACTGGTCAGAAGACCATTGACCAGGCCAACTCAGAGGCCAGTAGGGAGACCAAGAACGGCATTTGGGTGGACCTGGCAGCGGTAGACCCCAGCCATGCCTATGTGTGGATGCTGCGCGTCAGGGTGCATGACCTGATCGCTGCAAGGTCATTCACTGTCGATAGCGCTGAGTTCCGCGCGATGGCAGCAGAGGTGCAGAGCCTGAATAAGCACGAGGCACGGGAACTGCGAGACATCCTCGGTGGCCGCGTCACCATTCCTGGACCAGACGACGACGTCCCCGCAACGTTCGCCAAGGCGCTGCTCAAGGTGGCGGGGTTCACCACCCAGAGGCAGAGGCTCCAGGTTGATGGCGTCCGTACCTACCGCTTTGAGGTGATCGCGTTGGAGCTGTCCCCATTCTTGTAG
- a CDS encoding multicopper oxidase domain-containing protein → MRLASMRPFVQHVETVQARTRFNDFGGKSVYHCHVFDHEDLGMMGNILIEA, encoded by the coding sequence ATGAGGCTGGCCTCGATGCGGCCTTTTGTGCAGCATGTAGAAACCGTCCAAGCGCGCACCCGCTTCAACGACTTTGGAGGAAAAAGCGTTTATCATTGCCACGTTTTTGATCACGAGGATCTCGGCATGATGGGAAATATTTTGATTGAAGCCTGA
- a CDS encoding MerR family transcriptional regulator → MESQPFVPKAPGDLLKIGVVSARSNISVKTIRFYCDEGLLLPVSRTDSRYRLFDESVFDDLSLILRLRAMDLPLDLVKKVIQAQRSGICTCSDLKTTMREKLSEIHERLDELKVLETEIKTMLKSWEPCGGA, encoded by the coding sequence GTGGAGAGTCAACCCTTCGTGCCTAAAGCGCCTGGCGATCTACTCAAGATTGGAGTTGTCTCTGCAAGAAGCAACATTTCGGTGAAAACGATTCGTTTTTATTGTGATGAAGGTTTATTGCTGCCAGTATCACGTACCGATTCCAGATATCGATTGTTTGATGAGTCTGTTTTTGACGATCTTAGTCTAATCCTTCGTCTGCGGGCCATGGACTTGCCTCTTGATTTGGTGAAAAAAGTAATTCAGGCACAGCGATCTGGAATCTGTACTTGCAGTGATCTCAAGACCACGATGCGCGAAAAATTAAGCGAGATTCATGAGCGCCTGGATGAATTGAAGGTGCTGGAGACTGAGATCAAAACGATGTTGAAGAGCTGGGAGCCTTGTGGCGGGGCTTGA
- a CDS encoding DUF305 domain-containing protein: protein MRRIAFALAAISALPPQVALAQMDHGMHHPAPEEVKQESPTQSGSHEHHAHGMGPAGSTYDLRFIDGMVEHHTGALRMSEYVFNIGAPGVGALANSIWDEQAREIKAMRQWRKAWYPDAPVYPVALRPNGDPNSMADLVRMSPAVIAAMRMSATKPTRENRVQWFLEGMIEHHGGALQMAHEARKNSTNPTILRLAREIIVAQRKEIIELRKMLKSKGMNKPDYYKFDGLFAL, encoded by the coding sequence ATGCGTCGTATCGCTTTTGCTCTGGCCGCCATCTCGGCACTGCCCCCTCAAGTCGCATTGGCCCAAATGGACCATGGGATGCATCACCCAGCACCCGAGGAGGTCAAGCAAGAGTCGCCCACCCAATCCGGTTCCCATGAGCACCACGCCCATGGCATGGGACCAGCAGGCAGCACCTACGACCTGCGCTTTATCGATGGCATGGTCGAGCATCACACCGGGGCGTTGCGGATGAGTGAGTACGTCTTCAATATCGGCGCCCCTGGGGTGGGAGCCCTTGCGAACAGCATCTGGGACGAACAGGCCCGTGAGATCAAGGCGATGCGCCAATGGCGCAAGGCCTGGTACCCCGATGCGCCCGTGTATCCCGTGGCATTGCGCCCAAACGGCGACCCCAACTCCATGGCCGATCTAGTGCGGATGAGTCCTGCGGTGATTGCCGCCATGCGCATGTCGGCAACAAAACCAACGCGAGAGAACAGAGTGCAGTGGTTTTTAGAGGGCATGATTGAGCACCACGGCGGCGCCCTTCAGATGGCCCATGAGGCCCGCAAAAACTCCACCAACCCAACCATCCTTCGTCTTGCGCGCGAGATCATCGTTGCCCAGCGCAAAGAAATCATCGAACTCCGCAAGATGCTGAAAAGCAAAGGCATGAATAAGCCTGACTACTACAAATTTGATGGCCTTTTCGCGCTGTGA
- a CDS encoding DUF3721 domain-containing protein: MKAITFNAFTPRMMGCISISFALIAAFVVHPMASHAHGKGIYPSKADAQQRASVIGCNTVHQNNGKWMPCADERELHRQLRKL; the protein is encoded by the coding sequence GTGAAAGCAATCACCTTTAATGCCTTCACCCCAAGGATGATGGGCTGTATCTCCATCTCATTCGCCCTCATCGCTGCTTTCGTTGTCCATCCGATGGCCAGCCATGCTCACGGCAAAGGCATCTACCCATCCAAAGCTGACGCGCAACAACGTGCCAGTGTGATTGGTTGCAATACGGTGCATCAGAACAACGGAAAGTGGATGCCCTGCGCAGATGAGCGTGAACTCCACCGCCAACTTCGCAAGCTATGA
- a CDS encoding DUF411 domain-containing protein — MVGAFVVVSLLSASQPVEAHGDAKGDGEMPVTSGATGPQITVYRSASCGCCTSWGSHIASAGFRIDDHVTEDMDVVKKARGVSPQQASYHTAVVEGYVIEEHVPASAIQRLLKERPNIRGLAVPGMPMGSPGMEVAGVEAERFEVLAIAHDGTTSVFARY; from the coding sequence TTGGTCGGAGCCTTCGTGGTCGTCTCTCTGCTTTCAGCGAGTCAACCGGTTGAGGCGCATGGTGATGCGAAAGGGGATGGTGAGATGCCCGTCACTAGTGGTGCGACCGGGCCACAGATAACGGTGTATCGATCGGCGAGTTGCGGTTGCTGTACGTCATGGGGATCCCACATCGCTTCAGCGGGATTTCGCATTGATGACCATGTCACTGAGGACATGGATGTTGTGAAAAAGGCGCGTGGTGTCAGCCCTCAACAGGCTTCGTATCATACCGCGGTTGTGGAGGGATATGTGATCGAAGAGCATGTGCCTGCTTCTGCGATCCAGAGGCTGTTGAAGGAACGGCCCAATATCCGTGGTCTTGCTGTTCCAGGGATGCCAATGGGTTCTCCTGGGATGGAGGTGGCTGGTGTCGAGGCTGAACGTTTCGAGGTGCTTGCAATTGCCCATGACGGAACAACCTCCGTCTTCGCGCGTTACTAA
- a CDS encoding recombinase family protein, with the protein MPDRPLSPSRWLAYYRVSTDRQGNSGLGLEAQRAKVEVMASERGAVIAAEFVEVESGRKNDRPQLAAALAQARAEKAVIAVAKIDRLARDAGFVLKLANEAEKNGMGGFIFCDLPDIDATTSAGRMVLTMMASVAEFEARRISERTKEALAAAKARGVCLGGYREGAAQKASERKQKAIAEAEGLRGVLEPMVRAGLSYRAMADALAGVGKLSSTGKPLAPAQIGRILQRLGLSGKLLGSDQAWVAA; encoded by the coding sequence TTGCCTGATCGTCCTCTGAGTCCGAGTCGTTGGCTGGCCTACTACCGGGTCAGTACAGATCGCCAGGGAAACTCCGGCCTGGGCCTCGAAGCGCAGCGGGCCAAGGTTGAAGTAATGGCTTCCGAGCGGGGGGCTGTGATTGCGGCTGAATTCGTGGAGGTTGAGAGCGGTCGGAAGAACGATCGTCCTCAGTTGGCCGCGGCTCTGGCTCAGGCTCGCGCGGAGAAGGCTGTCATTGCTGTTGCCAAGATCGATCGTCTGGCTCGTGATGCTGGCTTCGTCTTGAAGCTCGCCAACGAGGCAGAAAAGAACGGGATGGGTGGCTTCATCTTCTGCGACTTGCCAGACATTGATGCCACCACCAGTGCTGGTCGGATGGTTCTCACGATGATGGCCAGCGTTGCTGAGTTCGAGGCACGTCGGATCAGCGAGCGAACTAAAGAAGCGTTGGCCGCGGCCAAGGCCCGAGGCGTGTGTCTTGGGGGGTACCGGGAAGGTGCTGCTCAGAAGGCGTCGGAGCGCAAGCAGAAGGCCATTGCTGAGGCGGAGGGACTGCGCGGGGTTCTTGAGCCAATGGTTCGTGCAGGCTTGAGCTACAGGGCCATGGCTGATGCGCTTGCAGGGGTTGGCAAGCTCAGCAGCACGGGAAAGCCACTGGCTCCGGCGCAGATCGGTCGGATCCTGCAGCGCTTGGGTTTGTCGGGAAAGCTGCTGGGCAGTGACCAGGCTTGGGTCGCTGCCTGA
- the mutT gene encoding 8-oxo-dGTP diphosphatase MutT has translation MGQRRSAEHRDFSPLAAELSHSLLAWWEVHGRKDPALKPWMFTKDGRWPEPHEHLNVLECWIAEVMLQQTQLAVVLPFWTRWMTAFPTLEVLAAASLDDVRLQWQGLGYYSRVRRLHEAAQILVGGPWPRSLEEWMALPGIGRTTAGSILSSAFNAPLPILDGNVKRVLARLTAHPRPPARDEGLFWSWSEALLDPDRPRDTNQALMDLGATLCTPRQPSCNLCPWLWRCAAYASGDPCRWPVTDAPKPLPFKVIGVGVVLNTAGEVLIDQRLEEGLLGGMWEFPGGKQEEGETIETCIARELKEELGIAVTVGDELITVDHAYSHKKLRFVVHLCDWVSGEPQPLASQQVRWVRPDDLNNFAFPAANAKIIAALLGRLSSSAHS, from the coding sequence ATGGGTCAACGACGCAGCGCTGAGCATCGCGACTTCAGTCCTCTAGCGGCTGAGCTCAGTCACTCCCTGCTGGCCTGGTGGGAAGTCCACGGCCGGAAGGATCCTGCGCTGAAGCCGTGGATGTTCACCAAGGACGGAAGGTGGCCCGAGCCCCATGAACATCTCAATGTCCTGGAGTGCTGGATTGCCGAGGTGATGCTGCAGCAGACCCAGTTGGCGGTGGTGCTTCCTTTCTGGACTCGTTGGATGACGGCATTTCCCACGTTGGAGGTGCTGGCGGCGGCTTCCTTGGATGACGTGCGGCTGCAATGGCAGGGCCTCGGCTATTACTCGCGGGTCCGCCGGTTGCATGAGGCGGCGCAGATTCTGGTGGGCGGGCCGTGGCCCCGCAGCTTGGAGGAGTGGATGGCGTTGCCGGGCATCGGCCGCACCACTGCTGGCAGCATCCTCTCCAGTGCCTTCAATGCGCCGTTGCCGATCCTGGATGGCAACGTCAAACGGGTGCTGGCGCGATTGACGGCTCATCCGCGCCCGCCGGCCCGCGATGAGGGGTTGTTTTGGAGCTGGAGCGAGGCCTTGCTTGATCCGGATCGGCCACGGGATACAAACCAAGCCTTGATGGATCTGGGGGCCACGCTTTGCACCCCCCGCCAGCCGTCATGCAACCTCTGCCCCTGGCTCTGGCGGTGTGCTGCCTACGCTTCCGGCGATCCCTGCCGCTGGCCCGTGACCGATGCCCCCAAGCCCCTGCCCTTCAAGGTGATCGGTGTGGGTGTCGTCCTCAACACGGCAGGGGAGGTGTTGATTGATCAGCGGCTGGAGGAAGGTTTGCTGGGGGGCATGTGGGAGTTCCCCGGTGGCAAACAAGAAGAGGGCGAAACGATCGAAACTTGCATCGCCCGCGAGCTGAAGGAGGAACTCGGCATTGCGGTGACGGTCGGCGATGAATTGATCACGGTTGATCACGCCTACAGCCACAAGAAGCTGCGCTTCGTGGTGCACCTCTGCGACTGGGTGTCGGGGGAGCCGCAGCCTCTGGCCAGTCAGCAGGTGCGTTGGGTGCGACCGGATGATCTGAACAATTTCGCCTTTCCAGCTGCCAACGCCAAGATCATTGCGGCGTTGCTTGGCAGGTTGAGCAGCTCTGCCCACTCTTAG
- a CDS encoding carbohydrate kinase, with translation MAPDPVVVCLGEALIDRLGPPGGDPAVDVPVDDRLGGAPANVACGLARLGTRVAFVGRLGRDAIGDAFTDLFLERGVNLSLLQRDDQRPSRIVLVRRSMDGEREFQGFAGDQGLGFADQALAPVRLPQADWLLVGTLPLAASVSGAALLSAVEQAQQQGLALALDVNWRPTFWDPSADPAAGPSKQALEAMQPLLLQAALLKLAREEALGLFGTADPTAIQRMLPQSPDVVVTDGAAPVRWHIGTEHGVQPALKPPTVVDTTGAGDAFTAGLLHRWSAPPMERLRFAAACGALVCGGAGGIDPQPGEAQAERLMRIAD, from the coding sequence ATGGCACCTGATCCTGTTGTCGTCTGTCTTGGAGAAGCGCTGATTGATCGGCTTGGTCCGCCCGGCGGTGATCCGGCTGTGGATGTGCCGGTAGACGATCGTCTCGGTGGCGCTCCAGCGAATGTCGCCTGTGGTCTGGCGCGCCTGGGAACCAGGGTGGCCTTTGTTGGCCGGCTGGGCCGGGACGCGATTGGTGATGCCTTTACGGATCTGTTCTTGGAGCGCGGTGTGAACCTGTCGCTGCTTCAACGGGATGACCAGCGCCCCAGCCGCATCGTGTTGGTGCGGCGTTCGATGGACGGCGAACGCGAATTTCAGGGATTCGCCGGTGACCAAGGGCTCGGCTTTGCCGATCAGGCCCTGGCTCCGGTTCGCTTACCGCAAGCGGATTGGTTGCTGGTCGGCACCCTCCCTTTGGCGGCATCGGTGTCAGGTGCCGCTTTGCTATCTGCGGTCGAGCAGGCTCAGCAGCAGGGGTTGGCCCTTGCGCTGGATGTGAATTGGCGTCCCACGTTCTGGGATCCTTCGGCGGATCCTGCTGCTGGTCCGTCCAAGCAGGCCCTTGAGGCCATGCAGCCCCTGCTGCTGCAGGCCGCTTTGCTCAAGCTTGCTCGGGAGGAAGCCCTTGGCTTGTTCGGCACTGCTGATCCAACAGCCATTCAACGGATGTTGCCCCAGTCCCCTGATGTGGTGGTGACCGATGGGGCAGCACCAGTGCGTTGGCACATCGGAACGGAGCATGGCGTTCAACCTGCTTTGAAGCCACCCACGGTCGTCGACACCACCGGGGCCGGTGATGCTTTTACCGCTGGCTTGCTGCACCGCTGGTCGGCTCCTCCGATGGAGAGGCTCCGCTTCGCTGCCGCCTGTGGTGCCCTGGTCTGTGGCGGCGCTGGAGGGATTGACCCTCAGCCGGGCGAGGCGCAGGCGGAACGGCTGATGCGGATTGCGGATTAG
- the tsaE gene encoding tRNA (adenosine(37)-N6)-threonylcarbamoyltransferase complex ATPase subunit type 1 TsaE, whose translation MLPKANVELNLCRDAEASGSLSPDSTGHVWALETLETTRALGRSLARELPSGAILLLSGPLGAGKTSLVQGLAEGLAISEPITSPTFALAQHYPQGTPQLVHLDLYRLEHPGAADELFLQEEEEARATGALMAVEWPERLGLDLPEAWRLDLLHQDEGRLARLTPPKTCSAQEKLQKSSETGQ comes from the coding sequence ATGCTCCCTAAAGCAAACGTGGAGTTGAATCTCTGCAGAGACGCCGAGGCTTCGGGCTCGCTTAGCCCGGACTCTACAGGGCATGTCTGGGCCCTTGAGACCCTTGAGACAACAAGGGCGCTGGGTCGATCACTTGCACGCGAGCTTCCCAGCGGCGCAATTCTGCTGCTGAGCGGCCCCCTCGGGGCCGGCAAAACATCGCTTGTGCAGGGTCTGGCCGAGGGTCTGGCCATCTCCGAGCCGATCACCAGTCCCACCTTTGCCCTGGCACAGCACTACCCCCAGGGGACACCGCAACTGGTGCACCTCGATCTCTACCGCCTGGAGCACCCTGGAGCCGCTGATGAACTGTTTCTTCAGGAGGAGGAGGAAGCCCGCGCAACCGGAGCGCTGATGGCGGTGGAGTGGCCGGAACGTCTAGGGCTCGACCTCCCGGAAGCCTGGCGCTTGGACCTGCTCCACCAAGACGAGGGCCGACTCGCGCGGCTCACGCCACCAAAAACCTGCTCTGCGCAGGAAAAGCTGCAAAAATCATCCGAAACTGGCCAATAA